One genomic window of Nakamurella panacisegetis includes the following:
- a CDS encoding UBP-type zinc finger domain-containing protein has product MVCLHVKELGPEPTYTSPAVCQECHAQGIATWAHLRMCLTCGHVGCCDSSQYRHARAHFSETGHLLMRSIEPGEDWKWCYVDKTIAT; this is encoded by the coding sequence ATGGTCTGCCTGCACGTGAAGGAACTCGGCCCGGAGCCGACCTACACCTCACCGGCGGTCTGCCAGGAGTGCCATGCCCAGGGCATCGCCACCTGGGCCCACCTGCGGATGTGTCTGACCTGTGGCCACGTCGGCTGCTGTGATTCCTCCCAGTACCGGCACGCCCGCGCCCACTTCAGCGAGACCGGGCACCTGCTGATGCGTTCGATCGAACCCGGCGAGGACTGGAAGTGGTGCTACGTCGACAAGACCATCGCGACCTGA
- a CDS encoding MBL fold metallo-hydrolase, translated as MPASRRTRGLSSVITAATLAAAGTGLYRLRRATRGLPAAMGAPPRRIVSQVAGAPQHEDGVFHNVLPSAQLVPGSTPSLIKGMLTRRDKGKPSGPVPLTDAVTASEAGDLAVTWLGHASALIELDGHWILADPVWGDRVSPSTTIGPHRLHAVPMALEDLPELSAVIISHDHYDHLDLPTVNALLFSQSAPFFVPRGIGAHLRKWGVPEDRIVELDWNDEAKAGRIKLTCTEARHFSGRGLKRNVTLWSSWALTGPEHSVYFGGDTGYTPAFAEIGARLGPFDLTILPIGAYGDQWPDIHMNPEEAWRSHGDLGGRVMLPIHWATFDLALHGWSEPIERLLAVADHDAVIAPQPGERVVPADRTPVTRWWAGL; from the coding sequence ATGCCCGCCTCCCGTCGCACCCGCGGCCTGTCCTCCGTCATCACCGCCGCGACACTGGCCGCGGCCGGTACCGGGCTCTACCGCCTGCGCCGCGCGACCCGCGGCCTGCCGGCGGCCATGGGCGCCCCGCCGCGGCGCATCGTGTCGCAGGTCGCCGGGGCGCCCCAGCACGAGGACGGCGTCTTCCACAACGTGCTGCCCAGTGCCCAACTCGTCCCCGGCTCGACGCCCAGCCTGATCAAGGGCATGCTCACCCGGCGTGACAAGGGCAAGCCGAGCGGTCCGGTGCCGCTGACCGACGCGGTCACCGCGTCCGAGGCGGGCGACCTCGCCGTGACCTGGCTCGGTCACGCGAGCGCGCTGATCGAACTCGACGGCCACTGGATCCTGGCCGACCCGGTGTGGGGCGACCGGGTCTCACCGTCGACCACCATCGGACCCCATCGGCTGCACGCGGTTCCGATGGCCCTGGAGGATCTTCCCGAGCTCAGTGCAGTGATCATCTCCCACGACCACTACGACCACCTGGATCTGCCGACCGTCAATGCCCTCCTGTTCTCCCAGTCGGCGCCGTTCTTCGTGCCTCGTGGCATCGGCGCCCACCTCCGTAAATGGGGTGTCCCGGAGGACCGGATCGTCGAGCTGGACTGGAACGACGAGGCCAAGGCCGGCCGGATCAAGCTGACCTGCACCGAGGCCCGGCACTTCTCCGGGCGTGGATTGAAGCGCAACGTGACGCTCTGGTCGTCCTGGGCGCTGACCGGTCCCGAGCACAGCGTGTACTTCGGCGGCGACACCGGATACACCCCGGCCTTCGCCGAGATCGGTGCCCGGTTGGGCCCATTCGATCTGACCATCCTGCCGATCGGTGCCTACGGCGACCAGTGGCCGGACATCCACATGAACCCGGAGGAGGCCTGGCGCTCGCACGGCGATCTCGGCGGCCGGGTGATGCTTCCGATCCACTGGGCCACCTTCGATCTGGCCCTGCACGGCTGGTCCGAACCGATCGAGCGGTTGCTGGCGGTGGCCGATCACGACGCGGTCATCGCACCGCAGCCGGGCGAGCGGGTGGTGCCGGCCGACCGGACGCCCGTCACCCGCTGGTGGGCCGGCCTGTAG